The window AGTATCTGTGTACAAAATACAGATTTATTGCATATGACACTGTAAAGCCTGTGTCACACATatgcaataaatataaaataaacatattgtATATGTATAAACACTGTAAAGCCAGTTTCTGCTGAACTTAAATATCTGTATTGACCTAGAATTTCACAATCAGTACAGCCCTACTTTAAAGTGCTACTAAAGTCGACCACTGAATTTAATTACTCTTTACTGCTGCTAAGACATTTATCTGCAACTAATCCTCAAACTGGCAAAGGCTTTCATGTCTCGGTAATTAAATCTGGAATTTATTTAGCTATTGCCACATCAATGTTTGTAAATAATATCTTCCATAGActtactgtttctttttttctttttggctttcACTGCCTGAGTTATTGTTCCAGTTTTGCTCGGCCAAAGTGCCACATAGTTATTAAATCAGATCCAGTAAAGAACCATTTGTTTATAACTGTAAGTATGCCATTGCATATGAACATACTTCCCGTAACTTTGTCATTCGTGCATAGTGGCTACATCGCACCTATATGTTTCTCCTCAGCAGCTTATGGTGTCAGTAGGAGGTGAATGAAACTGCCATTTGAAATAAGTTAGGATTAGAGATGATTAGAGACCCCAGAAACCTGACCCCATTGACCCTGAAACTAATAACCACCGATAGCTAAGTGATATAAGTTGATAGCTAAGTAATGTTAGCTCACTAGCAACAAGCAGCAGCCTCTTGGGGTGAAAAATAAAGACAccgcagttcctctaatggtcATTTGCAGTTGGCTTGAAAATTGATGTGGACTGCTGTATTAAAAGGCCCAACTTTAGCCATGGCTAATGAAGGCCTCTATGAGACAGTCACCAGGCTGTGGTAATGTGTCGCTGCTCACCTTGTTCCATTTGTTGGGTTAGCACACCTTTGTTTGCCAATTAGCTCTGATGATAGGAATGACTTTAGTTccttattttaaattatatattataCTCCAAAGTTACTGCAGCTCATCCAAGAATATTTGTAGCAAAGCGTGTTTACTTGGGAACATTAGCAGAAAGTACAGCTAAGACCATATCTCCTCTTATTTATGGCTCTAAATGTGACAGTGTGTTGATTAATGATGTGTGCTAAATGCTGGCACTGCTATTAAAATATTAAGGATTTCCAGTGCCTTGAATCAGAACACAAATACACCTGCTGTTGGCAGTGACAGTAGCTCAGCTCTCTGCTGTAGTGGAGTCACGCACACCTGACAGGATGATGTGTTCTTCTGAAACAGGCTGTTTCGGCAAAGCAGGAAGAATTCAAAAATAGTGCCTAAACTATGATTATTTTTGATAAAGGCTGATAAAAGTTGAGCATATCAAATTGTAGAGATTTCAAAGGTATGCAAGAACGATGTGCAAAGTTAAATATTCAGCGTTCACCTCAGTGGTTCATGAAAACACACTTTGTTCTCCTAAATTGTCACTGAGAATGTAACGGAATAATCAAAGCCGAGCTGGCTGGATCAGATTTAAGAGGTTTTCCATTAATCTCAATCTCTGGTTATTCAGTAAGATTAGTCAGATGTATTTAAGTATTAATCTAGAAGACCCAGGCACAAATTGATACGTGTTTCACAGCAGTGATCTAATGCTGTGTTGCTTCATATATTAATATCTAATTCTGCCACTCCTTTGCTTTACCGAATAGGTTATCTGTGACAGttccataattttttttacttccttATCGTTACAGTTGATtgcttaatgttttattttagtcaCCCAGTACATAACTTTTGAAGGTGGGTATAGGTGTGTGCCCATTAAACACATAATATCCATAAACGGCTGTTGTCACAGGGCCTGTAGAGCCTCTGGTTTTTCATCTCTAATGAGTCTTGGTTACCAAGTGATAAAGACATTAGGTCACACAGTGGCCTTGTACACGCAGAAGATAATCAAATCAAGCTCAGGATCTGATATTAGTCTTAATTTTTTTCACCACTGTTGAAAACTATTTGTTTAATCTGTCCACCCGTCTGACTCCTGGCAGCAGCCTATCTCCTTTCTCTGGCTGCTGAAAGAACACACTTTGAATGTAATCATTTAGTGCATACAGATGAGGAACTGAGGTAAACACGGTAAGCCATTATTAAAGACCTCCTACTGTTTGTACCGCTCTTCAAGCTGCCCTCTGGCTTCCTCTGTTCTGCTCTAAACACAGAGTAAAGAGTGGGAGCAGGCTAAATGAGAACAGGCATCACAACAACACAGTGCACGAATAGAATGCAGCCCATTGACAGTGGTTCTTATCTGCAGAGTTAATGTCAACTTTTGTACACGCTGtgtattaaatgtttatttaagaCACAACCTTATGTAATTACAGCTTAATCTCATTTTCCACCAAAGTAAGAGGGTCACCTTTGCAATAACATACAGTCATGTCATCTTTACTGTTTAGGTTTGCTCTCATTGTGTGATTTACAGTAGGATTATTTAGCAAATACTAGTTAAAAAAATAGTCTCTACCTGGCTTGCTACGATTGCTACgactgcatggcactgaacaggagtggccctccagttTCATTGtatatcctgtataatgacaataaaggcattctattctattctattctattctattctattctattctattctattctattctattctattctattctattctatcctaAGCCAGTTGCActaaaaaaaagatgttaaaatttttattgAGAGTGACCAGGATGATCGGGATTAGAAATGAGGTTATCAGAGGGACAtctcaggttgagtggtttaGAGGCAGgcctgagatggtttggacatgtacacAGGATTGATAGTGGATaaattggacaaaggatgttaaaGATGAAGCTACTAGGCAGGAGGAATGTATACCATGCATAACAATTTGCTCCACTGCATGCGAGATTGATTAAAACAGGAGAGGATATTTTCTGTCAGACATACAAGTTTGGCATTATAAATTTTGGCAAAACCTTTATGTGTATGTACGTGTACAAAGATTTTCAAACCTTATATATGCCtatctttaatttttctttttcctggggCTAGCATCACAGAAGGCGATAAGCTGCTTATTTTTGTGCTTCCGTTTTCACTCTAGGAGTGACAACATCAGATCCAGGCACTACCCCCACATACAACACTTTGACAGCTTCTTCAGAAGTGACTACACCAAGAGAAAATGCTACAGCAGAATCTAATACAAACCTCGTCAGCAGCAAAGTTACAGCGGACGGTGACGTAACCACCTCCAGCCCAGCTTCCTCTGCATCACCTCCAGCTTCCTCAGCATCACCTCCAGCTTCCTCAGCATCACCTCCAGCTTCCTCAGCATCACCTCCAGCTTCCTCAGCATCACCTTCAGATTCCTCGGCATCACCTCCAGTGTCCTCGACATCACCTCCAGTGTCCTCGGGATCACCTCCAGTGTCCTCGGCATCACCTCCAGCTTCCTCGGCATCACCTCCAGCTTCCTCGGCATCACCTCCAGCTTCCTCATCATCACCTTCAGATTCCTCAGCATCACCTCCAGTGTCCTCGGCATCACCTCCAGTGTCCTCGGCATCACCTCCAGCATCCTCATCATCACCTTCAGATTCCTCGACATCGCCTTCAGCATCCTCTTCATCAACTCCTGCTTCCTCAGCATCATCTCCAGCTTCCTCGGCATCACCTTCAGCGTCCTCTTCATTACCTCCAGCTTCTTCTGCATCATCCTCAGCTTCCTCTGCATCACCCTCAGCTTCCTCTGCATCACCTCCAACTTCATCTGAATCACCCCCAGCATCCTCTGCATCACCCTCAGCTTCCTCTGCATCACCTCCAGTGTCCTCTGCATCAtctccagcttcctctgcaTCACCTCCAGTGTCCTCTACACCATCTTCAGCTTCCTCTGCACCACCCTCAGCTTCCTCTGCATCACCTCCATCTTCCTCTGCATCATCTCCAGCTTCCTCGGCATCAcctccagcttcctctgcaTCACCCTCAGCTTCCTCTGCATCACCCTCAGCTTCCTCTGCATCACCTCCAGCTTCCTCAGCATCACCTCCAGCATCCTCTGCATCATCTTCAGCTTCCTCTGCACCACCCTCAGCTTCCGCTGCATCATCTCCAGCTTCCTCGGGATCAcctccagcttcctctgcatcaccctcagcttcctctgcattaccctcagcatcctctgcatcaccctcatcttcctctgcatcaccctcagcatcctctgcatCACCTTTAGCTTCCACTGCATCATCTCCAGCGTCCTCTGCATCACCCTCAGCTTCCTCTGCATCATCTCCAGCATCCTCTGCATCACCCTCAGCCTCCTCTGCATCACCCTCAGCTTCCTCTGCAtcaccctcagcatcctctgcatcaccctcagcatcctctgcatcaacctcagcatcctctgcatCACCTTCAGCTTCCTCTGCATCACCTCCAGCCTCCTCTGCAtcaccctcagcatcctctgcatCACCTTCAGCTTCCTCTGCATCATCTCCAGCGTCCTCTGCATCACCCTCAGCTTCCTCTGCATCATCTCCAGCATCCTCGGAATCACCCTCATCGTCCTCTGCATCACCCTCAGCTTCCTCTGCATCATCTCCAACTTCCTCTGCATCACCTCCAGCATCCTCGGCATCACCCTCAGCTTCCTCTGCATCACCTCCAGCATCCTCTGCATCACCTCCAGCATCCTCGGCATCACCTCCAGCGTCCTCGGCATCAcctccagcttcctctgcaTCACCTCCAGCGTCCTCTGCATCAcctccagcttcctctgcaTCACCTCCAGCGTCCTCGGCATCAcctccagcttcctctgcatcacctccagcttcctctgcaTCACCTCCAGCGTCCTCGGCATCAcctccagcttcctctgcatcacctccagcttcctctgcaTCACCCTCAGCTTCCTCTGCATCACCCTCAGCTTCCTCTGCATCATCTCCAGCTTCTTCTGCTGTCACCACCCTTAGTCCCTCAACAGCAAGCTCAGGAGGTAATACTAACAGCACAATACATTTTGATGTGTGTTCTTGTACATAATATACTATAACATGCAAGTGAGAAGAATGTTCAAGGCAGTCCATCCAATATTTAATGAGTCTACAAGTGCATAATTTGAGATGTAGGTTAAAGTAAGATATTGTGTTTAATAAGTATGCTTTGTGCATATTTACACAGTACCATATTTTAATAGTCATATCAGTGTATTCTCTATTTAAATGTCCCTTGTCtgattatttctctttttttgatgACACAGTAACTGTTCACACTGCAGTAACCATGACTACAACTCTTTCACCTGATGCTAGTGGCATGACAACTGCC is drawn from Archocentrus centrarchus isolate MPI-CPG fArcCen1 chromosome 8, fArcCen1, whole genome shotgun sequence and contains these coding sequences:
- the LOC115784584 gene encoding flocculation protein FLO11; this translates as MFLSCLLVVFLFGVTTSDPGTTPTYNTLTASSEVTTPRENATAESNTNLVSSKVTADGDVTTSSPASSASPPASSASPPASSASPPASSASPPASSASPSDSSASPPVSSTSPPVSSGSPPVSSASPPASSASPPASSASPPASSSSPSDSSASPPVSSASPPVSSASPPASSSSPSDSSTSPSASSSSTPASSASSPASSASPSASSSLPPASSASSSASSASPSASSASPPTSSESPPASSASPSASSASPPVSSASSPASSASPPVSSTPSSASSAPPSASSASPPSSSASSPASSASPPASSASPSASSASPSASSASPPASSASPPASSASSSASSAPPSASAASSPASSGSPPASSASPSASSALPSASSASPSSSSASPSASSASPLASTASSPASSASPSASSASSPASSASPSASSASPSASSASPSASSASPSASSASTSASSASPSASSASPPASSASPSASSASPSASSASSPASSASPSASSASSPASSESPSSSSASPSASSASSPTSSASPPASSASPSASSASPPASSASPPASSASPPASSASPPASSASPPASSASPPASSASPPASSASPPASSASPPASSASPPASSASPPASSASPPASSASPSASSASPSASSASSPASSAVTTLSPSTASSGVTVHTAVTMTTTLSPDASGMTTATPITNPSTATVTTLQSTQVTISSSTTAAPPIPTLSPVIVCPTVPCPPGSVCLNGTCQCLSGTYLLNGRCVPAQVFPGQLHITSLQFQDEMLNRSSSIFQLAAANISAVLSGILKKMPGYIQSDVVQLEPGSVKATINNIFGDNTANQESVDEALKDAIANSSGLLSQATFTGTNLCEQIPLPCDVSTTVCSIITSQPTCSCKEGYISTVYLTTSCKACPSGQRAVKNICEPCPFGYAGFNCNDSALLAVVVISCVLGGILLILVLALLIYCCWRTCSKKKKKQGITSSPYSTEDSNQPWPPGIMPIPRATTKWDGAPIEMTEGGSQNALVDKKHQTNGLSGSYDLNPEAMKTFKGKNTSRYSYLVQGHENPYFLPGDEKKN